A single window of Candidatus Angelobacter sp. DNA harbors:
- a CDS encoding glycosyltransferase family 2 protein, with protein sequence MNTDLPALSLVIPCYNEEGNLRALLKAVHDAVDPLKLPYEVVITDDCSQDKSWEILKELAAGDPRLHVQRFAFNCGESAASWAGLKAARGKYLVTLDADLQNDPRDLPKFLDALQQFDCVCGTRIETRGKGDGFVRIASSRIANWVRNKLSGEQISDAGCTYRAFKRECIENLKFFKGMHRF encoded by the coding sequence ATGAACACTGATCTCCCCGCACTCAGCCTCGTCATTCCCTGCTATAACGAAGAGGGGAATTTGCGTGCGTTGCTCAAGGCTGTCCACGATGCGGTGGATCCGCTCAAGCTGCCTTACGAGGTCGTCATCACCGACGATTGCAGTCAGGACAAATCCTGGGAAATCCTGAAGGAACTCGCGGCGGGCGATCCGCGACTCCACGTTCAGCGATTCGCGTTCAACTGCGGCGAGTCGGCGGCGAGCTGGGCCGGACTCAAGGCGGCGCGCGGCAAATACCTCGTCACCTTGGATGCCGATTTGCAGAACGACCCGCGCGACCTGCCGAAGTTTCTCGACGCGCTCCAGCAATTCGATTGCGTCTGCGGCACACGCATCGAAACGCGCGGCAAGGGCGACGGCTTCGTACGCATTGCGTCGTCGCGCATCGCCAACTGGGTGAGGAACAAACTGTCGGGTGAACAGATCAGTGACGCCGGATGCACGTATCGCGCGTTCAAACGCGAGTGCATCGAGAACCTGAAGTTTTTCAAAGGGATGCACCGCTTCC
- a CDS encoding DegT/DnrJ/EryC1/StrS family aminotransferase, whose translation MQKIPLSKCFLNPEVEEAALRALRSGQYILGRECQAFESELAAYTGAKHAILGSSWTMIVYLLHLAQGLKPGDEVIVPSHTAFPTMEPLIHCGVKPVFIDIDDTCCMDVEQIESLVTPRTVGIIPVHLYGHPVNLDRVLAIGAKYEFWVLEDCAQAQGAKYNGRVVGSMGHFGAFSFFPSKNLTVLGDGGCLVTNDDALAEKIRMLRNHGRKDKYHHEFAGFNVRFNEIQGAIGRVMLKHLDRFNDQRRAIATRYNERLKGIAVTPPERPWARAVYHMYVVRVQRRDELQKFLKERGIETGIHYPVPNHQQPAVMSKFRDIPRLPRTEQIVKEILSLPIHGEMALTDADRVCDAVVEFYETK comes from the coding sequence ATGCAAAAAATTCCCCTCTCCAAATGCTTTCTGAATCCAGAGGTCGAAGAGGCCGCGTTGCGCGCGCTGCGTTCCGGCCAATATATCCTCGGCAGGGAATGCCAGGCGTTTGAAAGCGAACTCGCCGCCTACACCGGCGCCAAACACGCCATCCTCGGCTCGTCGTGGACGATGATCGTCTATCTGCTCCACCTCGCGCAGGGATTGAAGCCCGGCGATGAAGTCATCGTGCCGTCGCACACCGCGTTTCCCACCATGGAACCGCTGATCCATTGCGGAGTGAAGCCGGTCTTCATCGACATCGACGACACCTGTTGCATGGACGTGGAGCAGATCGAATCGCTCGTCACGCCACGCACGGTCGGTATCATTCCGGTCCATCTTTACGGCCATCCGGTGAACCTCGATCGTGTGCTGGCCATCGGCGCGAAATATGAATTCTGGGTGCTGGAAGACTGCGCGCAGGCGCAAGGCGCAAAATACAACGGCAGGGTGGTCGGCTCGATGGGTCACTTCGGCGCGTTCTCATTTTTTCCGTCGAAAAACCTCACCGTGCTCGGTGATGGCGGCTGTCTCGTGACGAACGACGACGCATTGGCCGAAAAGATCCGCATGTTGCGAAACCACGGGCGCAAGGACAAATACCACCACGAATTCGCCGGGTTCAACGTCCGCTTCAACGAGATCCAGGGTGCGATTGGCCGCGTGATGCTGAAGCATCTCGACCGGTTCAACGATCAGCGCCGCGCCATTGCCACGCGCTACAACGAGCGATTGAAAGGTATTGCCGTTACGCCGCCGGAAAGGCCCTGGGCGCGCGCGGTCTATCACATGTACGTCGTCCGTGTGCAGCGCCGCGACGAGCTGCAAAAGTTTTTGAAAGAGCGCGGCATCGAGACCGGTATTCATTACCCGGTACCGAACCATCAGCAACCGGCGGTGATGAGCAAGTTCCGCGACATTCCCCGACTACCGAGGACCGAGCAGATCGTGAAGGAAATCCTGTCACTGCCGATTCACGGCGAGATGGCGTTGACCGATGCGGATCGTGTGTGTGATGCGGTCGTCGAATTTTACGAGACGAAATAG